The following are from one region of the Aequoribacter fuscus genome:
- the glp gene encoding gephyrin-like molybdotransferase Glp produces the protein MNQLIPLEEALETILAGITPACQTERLEVTQALGRILAEPFIATIDSPPYTNSAMDGFALRASDSGGVLQVSQRIAAGQVPEPLAFGTAARIFTGAQLPDGADTVVMQEECEVEGDRVRVPARREVGDNVRLRGHEIKAGELLLEAGERLGPPALGLLASQGLANVLCAKKPRVALLQSGDELVEPGSTTLPAGAIYNSNRSLLEGLVLQAGGQVVGVWHLADTFDATSEALQQAVDAADVVITTGGVSVGEEDHVKPAIAALGELHLWRLALKPGKPFAFGRIAGKPIIGLPGNPSSVLVTFSLLARPILLALQGARDLAPFSLWLTAGFERRGGLRAEYLRGSIVSEGGVSKVYPIANQSSGALYAATQSDVLIVAPVGQDIAEGDSVEVIPLKSLF, from the coding sequence ATGAATCAGCTGATTCCTTTAGAGGAGGCGCTCGAGACAATATTGGCGGGCATCACTCCTGCGTGCCAGACCGAACGCCTTGAGGTGACGCAAGCTCTAGGTCGTATCTTGGCTGAGCCTTTTATTGCGACAATCGATAGCCCGCCCTACACCAATTCCGCTATGGACGGCTTTGCCTTGAGAGCATCTGACTCAGGTGGTGTGCTGCAGGTTTCGCAGCGAATTGCGGCGGGTCAGGTACCTGAGCCCTTAGCGTTTGGCACCGCGGCGCGTATTTTTACCGGCGCACAGTTGCCTGATGGCGCCGATACTGTCGTGATGCAAGAGGAGTGTGAGGTTGAGGGTGATCGGGTCCGAGTCCCTGCAAGGCGTGAGGTTGGCGACAATGTGCGTTTGCGTGGCCACGAAATTAAAGCGGGCGAGTTACTGTTAGAGGCTGGTGAGCGCTTGGGTCCGCCCGCCCTAGGTTTGTTGGCATCTCAAGGTTTGGCTAATGTTTTGTGCGCTAAAAAACCGAGAGTCGCGTTATTGCAGAGCGGCGATGAACTGGTTGAACCCGGTAGCACCACTTTACCCGCGGGTGCAATATACAACTCCAATCGAAGCTTACTTGAAGGTCTCGTTCTGCAAGCAGGCGGTCAAGTGGTCGGTGTTTGGCATTTGGCCGACACCTTTGACGCGACCTCTGAGGCTCTACAGCAAGCGGTTGACGCGGCAGACGTGGTCATTACAACGGGTGGTGTGTCGGTGGGTGAGGAAGATCACGTTAAGCCCGCAATTGCTGCCCTGGGCGAACTACACCTCTGGCGTTTGGCCTTAAAGCCAGGCAAGCCTTTTGCGTTTGGGCGAATTGCTGGCAAGCCAATTATCGGGCTGCCCGGCAACCCGAGTTCGGTGCTGGTCACTTTTTCGTTACTTGCAAGACCCATACTCTTGGCTCTGCAGGGAGCACGTGATTTGGCCCCGTTTTCTCTGTGGCTGACGGCAGGTTTTGAGCGAAGAGGTGGTTTGCGAGCCGAATATCTGCGGGGTTCCATTGTGAGCGAGGGCGGGGTTTCTAAGGTTTATCCTATTGCGAACCAAAGTTCAGGTGCCTTATACGCGGCAACACAGAGCGACGTGCTTATTGTCGCTCCGGTTGGTCAGGATATTGCAGAAGGTGACTCTGTCGAGGTTATTCCCCTGAAGTCCCTGTTTTAG
- the fabB gene encoding beta-ketoacyl-ACP synthase I has protein sequence MTKRVVITGLGIVSCLGNDAKTVTESLFNGTSGIQTDESHIEMGLRSHISGRPTVDFAEHIDRKQLRFMGDAAAYAYIAMQQAIDDSGLTQEQISNVRTGIIAGSGGASASSQTEAADILREKGIRRVGPYRVTQTMGSTVSACLATPFQIKGVNYSISSACSTSAHCIGNAAEQIQLGKQDIVFAGGGEELHWTMSSLFDAMGALSTKYNDTPSKASRAYDADRDGFVIAGGGGMLVVESLDHALTRGAKIYAELVGYGATSDGYDMVAPSGEGAMRCMQQALATVDGPIDYINAHGTSTPAGDIQEIKAVRAAFEGKDIPYINSTKSLSGHSLGAAGVQEAIYALLMQQNGFISASANIENLDPDAAGMPIVRERMDNVTLDRIMSNSFGFGGTNASLVFQRYRD, from the coding sequence ATGACAAAAAGAGTCGTTATTACCGGCCTAGGAATTGTATCGTGTCTGGGTAATGACGCGAAAACCGTCACTGAGTCGCTGTTCAATGGCACCTCTGGCATACAAACCGACGAGAGCCACATCGAAATGGGCTTGCGTTCACACATTTCTGGACGCCCCACGGTCGATTTCGCCGAACATATCGACCGTAAGCAGCTGCGCTTTATGGGTGATGCGGCAGCCTATGCCTACATCGCCATGCAGCAGGCCATCGACGACTCTGGCCTCACCCAAGAGCAAATCTCGAACGTGCGTACGGGAATTATTGCGGGCTCTGGCGGAGCATCGGCTTCCAGCCAAACCGAAGCCGCTGATATTCTTCGTGAGAAAGGTATCCGGCGCGTAGGCCCTTACCGTGTTACACAGACCATGGGCAGCACGGTCTCAGCCTGTTTGGCAACGCCTTTCCAAATTAAAGGCGTCAACTACTCGATATCCTCTGCGTGCTCTACCAGCGCACATTGCATTGGCAACGCAGCCGAGCAAATTCAACTCGGCAAGCAAGACATTGTGTTTGCTGGAGGCGGGGAAGAATTGCATTGGACCATGAGCAGTCTCTTCGACGCTATGGGTGCCCTGTCGACCAAATACAACGATACACCCAGCAAAGCCTCTAGAGCCTACGATGCCGACAGAGACGGCTTCGTCATTGCCGGCGGTGGCGGTATGCTGGTGGTTGAATCACTGGACCATGCGCTAACGCGTGGTGCAAAAATCTACGCCGAATTAGTGGGCTACGGTGCCACCTCTGACGGTTACGATATGGTAGCGCCTTCGGGCGAGGGCGCTATGCGTTGCATGCAACAAGCGCTTGCCACCGTGGATGGCCCGATCGATTACATCAACGCACATGGAACCAGTACTCCCGCTGGCGATATCCAAGAAATTAAGGCGGTTAGAGCCGCGTTTGAAGGCAAAGATATCCCCTACATTAACTCCACCAAGTCGCTATCAGGGCACTCACTTGGAGCGGCCGGCGTACAGGAAGCGATTTATGCGTTATTGATGCAGCAGAACGGATTCATTTCTGCATCGGCCAATATAGAGAACTTGGATCCTGACGCAGCGGGCATGCCGATCGTGCGCGAACGCATGGATAACGTAACGCTAGATCGCATTATGTCTAACAGCTTTGGGTTTGGCGGCACCAACGCGTCACTTGTATTCCAGCGCTATCGCGACTAA
- a CDS encoding polyprenyl synthetase family protein gives MPLSIPVIANAFEDVNTLIVEQLRSDVGLVEDIGQYIVAGGGKRMRPLLALLTGAALGGISQPHKHFAAVIEFLHTATLLHDDVVDVSSLRRGRPTANAAYGNASSVLVGDFIYSRAFQLLVNIGDMRILKDIADTTNRIAEGEVLQLVRAGDADTTETQYYEVIQAKTAVLFGAACYGGALLSGASERKAEELREFGINLGIAFQIVDDILDYQGDPATMGKNLGDDLAEGKPTLPLIHAIQTAKAQDADLIRTAITEKDKSLLSDVVRIIQASGSLAYSRERALEFQHKAEQAISKLPAGQMKDALTALAQQAISRIH, from the coding sequence ATGCCCCTATCTATCCCCGTCATTGCCAACGCGTTTGAAGACGTAAACACTCTGATCGTAGAACAGTTACGCTCGGATGTGGGGCTCGTAGAAGACATTGGCCAATACATTGTGGCGGGTGGGGGCAAACGTATGCGGCCACTGTTGGCGCTACTCACCGGTGCCGCTTTAGGCGGCATCTCGCAGCCGCATAAACATTTTGCCGCCGTTATCGAATTTTTACACACCGCGACCCTTCTTCACGACGATGTCGTTGATGTCTCCTCACTGCGAAGAGGGCGCCCAACAGCAAACGCGGCTTACGGCAATGCATCGAGCGTGCTTGTGGGTGACTTTATTTACAGCCGCGCCTTCCAGTTGCTGGTGAATATCGGCGACATGCGCATACTTAAAGATATTGCTGATACAACCAATCGCATCGCCGAGGGCGAAGTGCTGCAGCTGGTGCGAGCTGGCGACGCCGACACGACCGAAACCCAATACTACGAAGTCATTCAAGCCAAAACCGCGGTGCTGTTTGGAGCAGCCTGTTACGGCGGCGCACTGCTGTCGGGCGCCAGTGAACGCAAAGCCGAAGAGCTTCGGGAGTTTGGCATCAATCTTGGCATTGCGTTTCAGATCGTCGACGACATCCTGGATTACCAGGGCGATCCCGCCACCATGGGTAAAAACTTGGGCGACGACCTGGCGGAGGGAAAACCCACACTCCCCCTGATTCATGCAATTCAAACAGCCAAAGCCCAGGACGCGGATCTTATTCGAACCGCCATCACTGAAAAGGATAAATCTTTACTCAGTGACGTGGTAAGAATCATCCAAGCGAGTGGTTCTCTCGCCTACTCTCGCGAGCGCGCACTCGAGTTTCAACACAAGGCGGAGCAGGCAATTTCAAAACTACCGGCTGGCCAGATGAAAGACGCGCTGACCGCTCTAGCTCAACAAGCGATCTCGCGCATCCATTAA
- the cgtA gene encoding Obg family GTPase CgtA: protein MKFVDEAIIEVAAGNGGNGCLSFRREKYIPKGGPDGGDGGDGGSVFLEADENLNTMVDYRFQRKFRAVNGAPGQGRNCRGRSGEDLILKVPVGTTVIDIDTDEVLGDLSEAGQQLKVAQGGFHGLGNTRFKSSINRAPRQTSPGSEGEKRRLKLELKVLADVGLLGMPNAGKSTLIRAISAAKPKVADYPFTTMVPNLGVVRVDPLRSFVVADIPGLIEGAAEGAGLGIRFLKHLTRNRLLLHLVDLAPWDDEAPAEHACAIVREIESFSPLLAARPRWLVLNKADALDDETRDQRAQEVIDALDWQGPVFVISALAGEGTEALCQAIMTQLEEWREAERLDPELAEQEQALQNALQAEARARIEQGRIKVVDLEDDDEDEDDDDDYDVEVEYVH from the coding sequence ATGAAATTTGTTGATGAGGCCATTATTGAGGTTGCCGCAGGTAATGGCGGTAATGGCTGTCTGAGTTTTAGGCGAGAAAAATATATCCCTAAGGGTGGTCCCGACGGTGGTGATGGCGGTGACGGCGGCAGTGTTTTTTTAGAAGCCGATGAGAACCTTAACACTATGGTCGACTACCGTTTTCAGCGCAAGTTTCGCGCAGTCAACGGTGCCCCCGGCCAGGGTCGCAACTGTCGTGGTCGAAGTGGCGAAGATTTGATCCTTAAGGTACCCGTCGGCACCACCGTCATTGATATTGATACCGACGAAGTGCTCGGAGATTTGTCGGAGGCTGGGCAGCAGTTAAAAGTGGCTCAGGGTGGATTTCACGGTCTGGGTAATACGCGCTTCAAATCGAGTATTAACCGCGCACCTAGACAGACGAGTCCTGGCTCAGAAGGCGAGAAACGGCGCTTGAAGCTCGAATTAAAAGTGTTGGCAGACGTCGGGCTGTTGGGCATGCCAAATGCCGGCAAATCGACTTTGATCCGCGCTATATCGGCTGCCAAGCCCAAAGTTGCAGACTATCCGTTTACCACAATGGTACCGAATTTAGGTGTTGTCCGAGTTGACCCTCTGCGTAGCTTTGTCGTGGCCGATATCCCCGGTCTTATCGAAGGGGCGGCCGAAGGCGCGGGTCTTGGGATACGTTTTTTAAAGCACTTAACGCGGAATCGTTTACTGCTGCATCTGGTCGATTTGGCGCCGTGGGATGATGAGGCTCCGGCCGAGCATGCATGTGCTATTGTGCGCGAAATTGAGTCGTTTAGTCCGTTGTTAGCGGCGCGTCCGCGCTGGCTTGTGCTGAACAAGGCCGATGCCTTGGATGACGAAACTCGCGATCAGCGAGCACAAGAGGTTATCGATGCTCTAGATTGGCAGGGTCCGGTGTTTGTGATCTCGGCCTTGGCTGGAGAGGGCACGGAGGCCTTGTGCCAGGCGATCATGACGCAGCTGGAAGAGTGGCGAGAGGCCGAGCGTTTGGATCCAGAGCTCGCAGAGCAGGAGCAGGCGCTACAGAATGCTTTGCAGGCCGAGGCTCGCGCCAGAATCGAACAGGGCCGTATTAAGGTCGTTGATCTTGAAGATGACGACGAAGATGAAGATGACGACGACGATTATGACGTCGAGGTGGAATACGTACATTAA
- a CDS encoding mannose-1-phosphate guanylyltransferase/mannose-6-phosphate isomerase, whose product MIVPVVLSGGTGSRLWPVSREGHPKQFLPLVTNASLLQDTVNRVSGITDQAPIVVGNDEHRFMLAEQLRAIGVTPAALILEPAGRNTAPAVALAALYAQRSNAEDCLLLVLPADHAISDVAAFQSAVGQAAAIAEQGRLTTFGVVPTAPETGYGYIKAGAEINGSAKAIEAFVEKPDVESANQYLRSGDYLWNSGMFLLPASVYLDELQRLAPDIYQACAEAMAGGAQDLDFCRPDAQAFANSPSDSIDYAVMEHTEKGAVVPLDCGWSDVGAWSALWSIQAKDDRGNVSQGDVLLTDCDNSYFRSSERLIAGVGVQDMVVVETADAILVSHRDQVQHVKTIVSTLKAQKRSEVSLHQEVFRPWGSYETLVLADRFQVKRIVVKPGAKLSLQMHHHRAEHWIVVKGTAEVTCEDKVFMLGEDESTYIPLGHKHRLANPGKIPLELIEVQSGSYLGEDDIVRFDDTYGRAPQGNA is encoded by the coding sequence GTGATTGTTCCTGTTGTATTATCTGGCGGCACGGGCAGCCGACTTTGGCCTGTATCTCGTGAAGGGCACCCGAAGCAGTTCCTTCCCTTAGTGACGAACGCCAGTTTGTTGCAGGATACCGTAAATCGCGTGAGTGGCATCACCGATCAAGCGCCAATCGTTGTGGGCAACGATGAGCATCGATTCATGTTAGCCGAACAGCTGCGTGCTATTGGCGTGACGCCAGCCGCGCTGATCCTCGAGCCGGCCGGTCGCAATACTGCGCCAGCCGTGGCCTTGGCGGCGTTGTATGCGCAGCGTTCAAATGCAGAGGACTGCTTGCTGCTGGTGCTGCCTGCTGATCACGCGATTAGTGATGTTGCCGCCTTTCAATCCGCTGTCGGTCAAGCGGCAGCGATAGCCGAACAGGGGCGCTTGACGACTTTTGGTGTGGTGCCAACGGCGCCTGAAACGGGTTATGGCTACATCAAAGCGGGTGCCGAGATTAACGGGTCAGCAAAAGCCATTGAGGCCTTTGTTGAAAAGCCGGACGTAGAGTCGGCGAACCAGTACCTGCGTAGCGGCGATTATTTGTGGAATAGCGGTATGTTCCTACTGCCTGCCAGCGTGTATCTCGACGAATTGCAGCGTTTGGCACCCGATATTTACCAGGCGTGTGCAGAGGCTATGGCGGGTGGGGCCCAAGACTTAGATTTTTGTCGACCCGATGCGCAAGCATTTGCGAACTCTCCCTCAGACAGTATCGATTACGCGGTGATGGAGCACACTGAGAAAGGTGCTGTCGTTCCCTTAGATTGTGGTTGGAGCGATGTGGGCGCCTGGTCAGCGCTGTGGTCGATTCAAGCCAAGGATGATCGGGGTAATGTGTCGCAGGGCGATGTTCTTTTGACCGATTGCGATAACTCGTACTTTCGATCGAGTGAGCGGCTAATTGCCGGTGTCGGCGTGCAGGACATGGTGGTGGTGGAGACTGCTGATGCCATTTTGGTGTCACACCGCGATCAGGTACAACATGTTAAAACCATTGTCAGTACGCTCAAGGCGCAAAAGCGCTCGGAAGTGTCACTGCATCAAGAAGTGTTTCGGCCCTGGGGATCCTACGAAACCCTCGTATTGGCTGATCGTTTTCAGGTAAAACGCATCGTCGTGAAACCAGGCGCTAAGCTGAGCTTGCAAATGCATCACCACCGCGCTGAGCATTGGATTGTGGTGAAAGGCACCGCCGAGGTGACCTGTGAAGACAAAGTATTTATGTTGGGCGAGGATGAATCGACCTACATTCCCTTGGGGCATAAACACCGACTGGCAAATCCTGGAAAGATTCCCTTGGAGTTGATCGAGGTGCAGTCGGGAAGCTACTTAGGCGAAGACGATATCGTTCGATTTGATGACACTTATGGGCGTGCCCCGCAAGGCAATGCATAA
- a CDS encoding sugar nucleotide-binding protein, with the protein MLILGGDTPLGMALLRILDQQQRHRYEAITVSDSRFKSERVAKKTIKRLSPECLIDLRLDALLETRESISDGDIQRTRWFGKACLRNDIVYLFQSSAWVFSGTVEDAPWTESDQPDEESNLGRVRRAAEQAVKDMTSNSIILRLSPTYSAQGEGVLVKMLQRFGRGERIALSDSQYFNPISADDGARVIAAILDQVGSGSNNRGVFHYGSNERASYYEFGEAVFAAASQFANIDSGGVARSSDASQPQGDWTLSTQRIFDSFGVHSTSWRRLLAPAVKAFYQHQKVKAHYE; encoded by the coding sequence GTGTTGATTTTAGGTGGCGATACCCCTTTGGGTATGGCCTTGCTACGTATTCTGGATCAACAGCAGCGTCATAGATACGAGGCCATCACGGTCTCTGACAGTCGTTTCAAAAGCGAGCGGGTGGCGAAAAAGACAATAAAACGCCTCTCGCCCGAGTGTCTAATTGACCTGCGCTTGGATGCCCTCTTAGAAACCAGAGAGAGCATAAGCGATGGAGATATCCAGCGCACGCGATGGTTTGGTAAAGCGTGTCTGAGGAACGACATCGTTTATTTGTTTCAAAGCAGTGCTTGGGTATTTTCTGGCACTGTGGAAGACGCTCCCTGGACCGAGAGTGATCAGCCCGATGAAGAGTCAAATTTAGGGCGGGTTCGTCGAGCAGCGGAGCAAGCGGTCAAAGATATGACCAGCAACTCCATTATTTTACGCTTGTCTCCCACTTACTCGGCACAAGGCGAAGGGGTGTTGGTAAAAATGCTGCAGCGTTTTGGCCGGGGGGAAAGAATAGCTTTATCAGACAGCCAATACTTTAACCCGATATCCGCTGATGACGGGGCACGTGTGATCGCTGCAATCCTCGACCAAGTAGGCAGTGGCTCGAATAATCGCGGTGTATTTCATTACGGGAGTAATGAACGTGCCTCTTACTATGAATTTGGTGAGGCGGTGTTTGCGGCGGCGAGTCAGTTCGCAAATATTGACTCGGGCGGTGTGGCGCGGTCATCGGACGCATCTCAACCTCAAGGTGATTGGACCTTGAGTACCCAAAGGATTTTCGATAGCTTTGGTGTTCACTCAACCTCTTGGCGACGCTTATTAGCACCCGCCGTCAAAGCGTTCTATCAGCATCAAAAGGTGAAAGCACATTATGAGTAA
- the galU gene encoding UTP--glucose-1-phosphate uridylyltransferase GalU: MIKKCLFPVAGYGTRFLPATKSMPKEMLPVVNKPLVQYGVEEAIEAGMTTCAMVTGRGKRAIADHFDINYELEHQIQGTGKEIYLESIRNVLDQGTFTMVRQREMKGLGHAILTGESLIGNEPFGVILSDDLCINPEGDGVLAQMAALYRQFRCSIVAIQEVPEDEVHKYGVIAGEPMKEGLYRVESMVEKPSKEDAPSNLAIIGRYILTPDIFDIIRTTEPGANGEIQLTDALMKQAQMGCVMAYKFKGRRFDCGSVPGFVEATNYVFENIYGGY; encoded by the coding sequence ATGATCAAAAAATGTTTGTTTCCCGTGGCGGGCTATGGCACACGATTTTTGCCGGCGACGAAAAGTATGCCCAAGGAAATGTTACCTGTTGTCAATAAGCCACTCGTGCAATACGGGGTCGAAGAAGCGATTGAAGCAGGCATGACGACCTGTGCCATGGTGACGGGGCGGGGCAAGCGCGCGATTGCCGACCATTTTGATATCAACTACGAGCTTGAGCACCAAATTCAGGGAACCGGCAAAGAGATCTACTTAGAGAGCATACGTAATGTGCTCGACCAAGGTACTTTTACGATGGTGCGCCAGCGAGAAATGAAGGGTTTAGGACACGCGATCCTGACCGGTGAGTCGCTGATTGGTAATGAGCCTTTTGGCGTGATCCTATCCGATGATTTGTGTATTAACCCAGAGGGCGATGGCGTATTGGCGCAAATGGCAGCACTTTACCGCCAGTTCCGCTGCTCCATTGTGGCTATTCAAGAGGTGCCTGAAGACGAGGTTCACAAGTACGGCGTTATTGCTGGCGAACCTATGAAAGAGGGTTTGTATCGTGTTGAATCGATGGTCGAAAAGCCAAGCAAAGAAGATGCCCCCTCGAACCTAGCCATTATTGGGCGATATATCTTAACGCCCGATATTTTCGATATTATTCGAACCACTGAGCCCGGCGCCAATGGTGAAATCCAGCTAACCGACGCGTTGATGAAACAGGCGCAAATGGGTTGTGTCATGGCCTACAAATTCAAGGGGCGCAGATTCGATTGCGGCAGTGTCCCCGGTTTTGTAGAGGCCACTAATTACGTTTTCGAGAATATTTACGGCGGCTATTAA
- the fabA gene encoding 3-hydroxyacyl-[acyl-carrier-protein] dehydratase FabA produces the protein MTAQSSYTKEELIDCGHGRLFGEGNARLPVDNMLMLDRITHISNEGGEHGKGEIIAELDIHPELWFFDCHFPSDPVMPGCLGLDAMWQLVGFFLGWRGNPGRGRALGSGEVKFFGQVLPTASKVTYKITMKRVIERKLVMGIADGSLSVDGKEIYTAKDLRVGLFTSTESF, from the coding sequence ATGACAGCGCAATCCTCCTACACCAAGGAAGAACTTATTGATTGCGGCCACGGCCGTCTCTTTGGCGAAGGTAATGCTCGCCTCCCCGTTGACAACATGCTCATGCTAGATCGCATCACCCACATCAGCAACGAAGGTGGCGAGCATGGTAAAGGCGAAATTATCGCCGAGTTAGACATTCACCCAGAGCTTTGGTTCTTTGACTGCCACTTCCCCAGCGACCCCGTAATGCCCGGCTGCTTAGGGCTTGATGCCATGTGGCAATTAGTGGGTTTCTTTTTAGGCTGGCGCGGCAACCCTGGACGTGGTCGTGCGTTAGGTTCCGGTGAAGTCAAATTCTTTGGACAGGTCCTACCTACGGCCAGCAAAGTCACCTACAAAATCACCATGAAGCGCGTTATCGAACGTAAACTCGTCATGGGTATCGCCGACGGCAGTTTGAGCGTTGACGGCAAGGAAATTTATACCGCAAAAGACCTTAGGGTCGGCTTGTTCACTTCGACCGAGAGTTTTTAA
- the proB gene encoding glutamate 5-kinase, with amino-acid sequence MAEVSADRSDIANANRWVVKLGSALLTDDGEGLKPEIVARIVSMCERLLDQGKQVVIVSSGAVAAGLAYLSWAERPKKLHDLQAAAAVGQTHLVKAYEIAFARSGRTTAQILLSHDDVLNRDRYLNARNTLNRLLELKVVPIINENDTVATDEFRFGDNDTLAALVANLIDADAVLLLTDQEGFFTADPRKDDTATLISVCDVDAQELDSMAGGSGRLGQGGMQTKLRAARLAARSATQTIIANGRRPEVITEVASGKLVGTWLRANKPSVAARKQWLAGVQKDSGVVTIDAGAVRVIQDQGRSLLPVGVVAVSGSFRRGDTVLCVGPSGERIARGLVNLDSQELSLVKGVSSSRLPELLGYAVDPELIHRDNLVLL; translated from the coding sequence ATGGCAGAGGTGAGTGCAGATCGCAGCGATATTGCGAACGCGAATCGCTGGGTGGTTAAGTTGGGTTCGGCTCTGTTGACGGATGACGGAGAGGGCTTGAAGCCTGAGATTGTCGCCCGCATTGTGTCAATGTGTGAGCGCTTGCTGGATCAAGGAAAACAAGTCGTTATTGTGTCAAGCGGCGCAGTTGCCGCGGGACTTGCGTACTTGTCGTGGGCAGAACGACCTAAAAAATTGCACGATCTTCAGGCTGCTGCCGCCGTAGGCCAAACACACTTGGTTAAGGCCTATGAAATCGCGTTTGCTCGGTCTGGTCGCACGACGGCTCAGATTTTGTTAAGCCACGACGATGTGTTGAATCGCGATCGCTATTTGAATGCGCGTAATACTCTGAACCGGCTTCTAGAGCTCAAGGTTGTTCCGATTATTAACGAGAATGATACGGTGGCAACCGACGAATTTCGGTTTGGTGACAATGATACCTTGGCTGCCTTGGTGGCTAACTTAATCGACGCCGATGCCGTTCTATTGTTAACCGATCAGGAAGGGTTCTTCACCGCAGACCCACGCAAAGATGATACCGCCACGTTAATTTCAGTGTGTGATGTCGATGCGCAAGAGCTTGATTCGATGGCGGGCGGTAGCGGTCGCTTAGGTCAAGGCGGTATGCAAACGAAGTTGCGAGCTGCGCGGTTGGCGGCGAGATCCGCAACGCAAACGATTATTGCCAATGGGCGGCGTCCGGAAGTGATTACCGAGGTGGCAAGTGGCAAGTTAGTCGGAACTTGGCTGCGAGCAAATAAGCCCTCTGTCGCGGCTCGCAAGCAGTGGTTGGCCGGTGTTCAAAAAGATTCGGGTGTTGTGACCATTGATGCCGGTGCAGTTAGAGTGATCCAAGACCAGGGGAGGAGTCTTCTGCCCGTTGGTGTAGTTGCCGTTTCTGGTAGCTTTCGGCGAGGAGACACGGTGCTGTGCGTTGGGCCATCAGGAGAGCGTATTGCTCGCGGTTTGGTCAACTTAGATTCTCAGGAGCTGTCGCTTGTGAAAGGCGTAAGCTCTAGCCGGTTGCCAGAGCTGCTCGGGTACGCTGTCGATCCCGAGCTGATTCACCGAGATAACTTGGTCTTGCTCTAG
- the rpmA gene encoding 50S ribosomal protein L27: protein MAHKKAGGSTRNGRDSESKRLGVKRFGGQIVSAGSIIVRQRGTKMHAGDNVGCGKDHTLFAKIDGRVEFVERGPQNRKFVQIVAV, encoded by the coding sequence ATGGCACACAAGAAAGCTGGTGGTAGTACTCGTAACGGTCGCGATTCCGAGAGTAAACGCTTAGGTGTAAAACGTTTTGGTGGTCAGATCGTTTCAGCTGGAAGCATTATTGTTCGTCAACGTGGCACGAAAATGCACGCGGGTGACAACGTAGGTTGTGGCAAAGATCACACTTTGTTTGCAAAGATTGACGGTCGAGTCGAGTTTGTTGAGCGCGGCCCACAAAATCGAAAGTTCGTACAAATCGTCGCTGTTTGA
- the rplU gene encoding 50S ribosomal protein L21, with amino-acid sequence MYAVIVSGGKQHRVVEGETLKLEKIEAATGESVEFDQVLMVGGDSVKIGTPTVEGAKVTAEVVAQGRHDKVRIMKFNRRKHHMKQAGHRQWYTEVKITSITA; translated from the coding sequence ATGTACGCAGTTATTGTAAGCGGTGGTAAGCAGCATCGCGTGGTAGAAGGCGAGACCCTGAAGCTGGAAAAAATCGAAGCAGCAACAGGCGAGTCGGTAGAGTTTGACCAAGTGCTTATGGTGGGTGGTGATTCGGTGAAAATCGGCACGCCAACGGTTGAAGGCGCGAAAGTAACGGCTGAAGTTGTGGCACAAGGTCGTCACGACAAGGTTAGAATCATGAAGTTCAACCGTCGTAAACACCACATGAAGCAAGCGGGTCACCGCCAGTGGTACACCGAAGTTAAAATCACATCGATTACTGCGTAA
- the moaB gene encoding molybdenum cofactor biosynthesis protein B, translating into MSNTGVAQRLGVAVLTISDTRSIETDTSGQYLVEQLKAAGHSLQDRQIVIDDVYQIRAKVSAWIAEPAVHVILTTGGTGFSGRDSTPEALAPLFDKHIEGFGEVFRALSLQEIGSSTVQSRALGGMANRTVIFCMPGSTGACRTAWEGILKEQLDATHKPCNFVGVLNTART; encoded by the coding sequence ATGAGTAATACTGGAGTCGCTCAACGTTTAGGTGTGGCGGTATTGACGATATCCGATACCCGCAGCATCGAAACCGATACATCGGGGCAGTATCTGGTAGAGCAGCTCAAGGCTGCCGGCCATTCGCTGCAGGATCGTCAAATTGTCATTGATGACGTCTATCAAATTCGGGCTAAAGTGTCCGCTTGGATAGCCGAGCCGGCAGTGCACGTGATTTTAACGACGGGCGGAACCGGATTTTCGGGTCGTGATTCTACTCCCGAAGCGCTAGCTCCTTTGTTTGATAAGCACATCGAAGGCTTCGGAGAGGTGTTCCGGGCCTTATCTTTGCAAGAAATAGGCAGTTCGACAGTGCAGTCTCGTGCATTGGGTGGTATGGCGAATAGAACCGTTATTTTTTGTATGCCGGGTTCTACCGGTGCCTGTCGCACCGCTTGGGAGGGTATTTTAAAAGAGCAACTCGATGCGACTCACAAGCCCTGTAACTTTGTGGGTGTTTTGAATACAGCGCGGACATGA